GTTTTGGATGAGCCTCAGTGGGGAGGTGAAACGGTGCAGTGCAGAAATCCTCCAGAGAGAATATAATCTGTTCTCTTATTAATATAAAGTAATACTATAGGCTTGATGCTTTCACACACACCATATTCATATGTGATTTATCTTTCAAATGTGCAGTTTCACTTAAAATGCTGAATGGCAATGTTCTTTTGTTTAAGATGTTGTGCTGTGTTGATACTTcaaaatcttttattttgtacatttttaaagggatagttcaccccaaaatgttgtcatcttttactcaccctcttgtcattccaaacatgtaggactttcattcttctgcagaacacaacagaagatgttttgtagaatgttggtaaccaaacaacggtggtacctaTTCAATTCTATTATATTGACACAAAagcaatgaaagtcaatgggaactgctgttgttcggttaccgacatttttcaaaatatcttattttgtgttcttcagaagaaatacatttatacaggtttggaatgacaagagggtggataaatgatgacagaatttttatttttgtgtaaactatccCTTGAAGGTTAGAAAGATTTTTTCCATTGTTATAATACAATGGAAATCTATGTTCTCATAGATTTTAATCTGGTAATCTAAGCACCACCCAATTTTTTTAAGTagaagttataaataaaaacataacaatgtATAACAATGATAAAAAACAATTGATCACTTGTgcatattactgtatatattactgtaaccaaaaacacattctgctttaaaaatgtacataagTTGTTAAATGGTTTTATCTTTAAATTTTAGATACATATTAttgtatatgaaatatatattaattgtCAATTTAATTTAGCATGCTTGTGTTAAATATTCTATTATGTTAATTATTCTATAATAAGTATAAGAATATAAGTTCTTACCTCGGTTAATGGAAATTTATCCAGAATGCAGAAAAACTGTCGTGTTATCGTTgattgtttgttgaacacatcACAACCTGCAGGACTGAATGATGAGAAAGTTAAGagtgaggagaggagagatagGAGAGGATGCTGCCTCGTCTCATAATTAGATTTCATTCCTGCCCCATGATGGGCTGAAGAGGCAAGTCACGGCATCATGGGGTGTGACCTTCTCCTCAATGTATCTCAGTCACGCGTAATAGCGTATGAGTGATACCTGCCATCACAATGTGCAGCATTGTGCCTTTATCTTCAATGAAAAAATGCAACTTCAATAACAGGATGAATCATAAAGAAATTACAGATCTTTGAAGAGTAACTAACTTAAAGTATCTATTTTAAAGAATCTGGGGTGTGTTTGAAATCACCAGAGACACTCAGTCAAGTTTTTTTGTGCCATCcttcagcaacaacaacaaaacagttaCTACCAAACTGTGATGAATTTATTTGTTCCTGCATAGACATTTACATAGACAtttgttgcatttaaacaattgtttctttccttttttgttaaaaataaatatttggacacCAGATTCCGTCCTTATGTGAATCTGATTCAGAGGACTCTAGCACAACGAGAGAGGGGTTAAGTGTATAGCTTTTATCATTAACACCTGCGGAAAGACCAGTTGTTGAGCTCACTGCAGGTGGCTCTGAGCTCTTCTCCAGGGGTTTAATGTCAACCGGCTCATTAGTTGCTGTTTCAGACATGATTTATTGATCTACAGTTTAGTGCGGATTTGAGAAATGTATCTAAAATGCAGCCCTGAATTAGGTGCAAAAATAGACTAAAAAGCTGTGGGGTAGAGGTATTTAAACATTGGAGAGAGAGACATAACACAACAGACCAGAACAAAACACAGagcacaacaaaacacagaacacaacacacacaaactgacactATATGACAGGATCCTGTCACCCTCACTGAGAACTTTCATCAATACtttgctctttttctctttatattgatatgtactgtatatatagataCTTATAtactttaattttatttttatcttaatctgtatttgttcagaatgtttatatttaattttcctgtgctttggcaatgtaaaATTTGCATTATCGTGCTaataaagcttctttgaatctTGAATCTTGAGAGACCTATTGGTATAAGGTCACACTGTCAGGGTAAAAGTTTAATACTTAGGAGATATAGCTATTTAACTGCCAGAATTTTAACTGCCATTGCATAACATGAAAGTAAAATTTGCCTATATTTTTTATGCTTTTGATTGTCAGGTTTTAAAACTTGAATGTGAGTTGCAAAAGACATCTGTATTTTTCATTGTCAATAATCTAATCAATGTTAATATACTCTACCATTCAAAAGTTTAGCGTCACTTCTCTAAAATGCTTTTTGTGATCTAAAATATCTTTTAAAACAATTGGATGTATTTTATTTCACTATAAATGAGGAAAAGGTAGCCATAAGCATCCTAGGGTAAGAAGCTGTTTGATAAAATGTCAAGAGAACATTtttacaacataattcccatatttacatttgtgtaattAAATAGTTTTCATGAGTTTCTTTGATATGAgatactattattctaaaatgtggaaaaaatcttaaaggtccagtgtatgatatgtacacagcaaaatcgccagtgtaaaaaaggtcaaattaacactcacagtgtatatataatccacactctcatagtgtggattatatatacactgtgagagttaatttcacattttttaacactggcgattttgctgtgtagcgccatctagctgtgaggttgcgaattgccgTGCAtcagctcactccaccgcttGCTCCTCCCCTTTGAAGCACTACCGTGgcagacacagaactaagatgttgtcacgttttcgcttctttgctgaaggagataatgtatttacaaaacaccctctgtagagcagttttccatttagggctactgtacacCGCCGTATATAGATAGAAAACGCACTGCCGTCCTGCAGTGCGTTtatcattctaaggtaataaaaacatgacgcctaattatgtaaggtctttaataCACCTCACAAGACATAGTatactatatgtgaccctggacaacaaaaccagtcttatgtgtcaatttttcgaaattgagatttttacataatctgaaagctgaataaataagctttctatagatatatgagttgttagaataggacaatatctgggcgagatacaaccatttaaaaatcaggaatctgagagtgcaaaaaaaatcaaaatattgagaaaattgcctttgaagttgttaatcaggggcactgtggcaggccatccactcacaaaaataaagtttttatatatttaatttaagaaatttacaaaatatcttcatggaacatgatctttacttaatatcctaatgatttttggcataaaagaaaaatcgatcattttgtcccatacaatgtatttttggcttttactaaaaacgttcccgtgctacttaagactggttttgtgatccagggtcacatatttcatttctgtcgatagatcctccaaaaaatgacacactggatgagcctaaacttttgaatggtTGAGTAATAAACTAAAAAACAAGGGAAAATTTCTGCATCACTTTCTTGCaacaacatttgatttaattcaatttcagatattGAGCAGAATTATAGAACTTGTAATCGAACATCCGAAAACATGCATGTACCAGGGTTTACAGCTCTTTTCTTGTTCTATTaacattaaatgttaaagttCAATGAGCTTCTGTCTATAGCCTTGTTTCACATCTAGCATGTGCAGTAGTATCCTGAGATGGAATCGTTCCAGTTGCCAAACAGGCCTTGTTTCACTTCCTTGAGGTGGTACACGATGCCAGCAGAAAACTTCTTCTTGGAACCCTGCTTCTTGCTTCGAGACCACACTGTCAGGCTGCAGGACCTGGCCACCACGAGAGAAGAGACACGGTTGTCCCAAGCCCTGGGGATGATGGGAACGTCTTCATCAGGATAAACATCCAAAAAGTTGCCGTAGCAGCTCATGTCATAGTAATAGCTGCTGTGTTCAAACATGCGTGCGCAGAGTTTGTTTCCTTCGCCGTCCTGCAGTGCGCTTGGTTCAGGACACTGTGCATTCAGCCCTTCAAAGCACAGAGCAGCAATGAGAACAGCAATGAACGCCTTCATGTTTTCAGTATGTTGAGTGAAATGAGGTCATTTGACCTGACTTATAGCTGCTCCTCATGTGACTTGTGTGAGAAACCTCAGGTTTGCCAACAGGTGCTCTGAAGGCCCTTGTgataagaacaaaaaaaatcctaaCCTGGTTTATTGGTCTTCGATCAGACTAGACCTGGTTCTTTATCCCATACCTAATAATATTGATAACATAAGTAAATAAAGCATATTATACTTTTTAGATTTAACTGGAGCCACTGTAAGGTTCGGATTGGTTCTGTTTGATGTGGGGGCAGCGGTCATGGCGTGGCACCagaaatgctaaaaaacaaatttacttttaacttaataaaaataCTTATTGAAAGAAAAACGTATTGACcgttttttattaactttatacCCTTTATACACATCTCCCTTTGGAAGATAGTAACTTTAGTGTAtaatattttggaaaaaataCAGCTCTTATTAGTTTCAAAGTGACCAAAGTACTATTTAATCCAAtgtcaagaaataaaaaaatgttttgtgacaTAAGGTAAAAAGGCCAGTCTCAACAATGGGACTGGCTGGGAGGGACAGTCACAGCAGGGACCAGGGGGCGTTCGGTATACCATGCATGAGAGTATTGCGGTATGTACCATGGATGGTGTATTGCGCCCCAATCTAGCACAGACATCTGGGTTATACTTTGTGAAAAggcatttaaacacatttttacatcaaaaattaaaaaaggtAGATTGCTGGCTATTGGCGCATGTCTGGGATACATTAATAAGTAAAAATGTCACTCTTTTATTCTTTGAAAGTGTAAGCAGATACACTGTAGCATATGCAGTAAGCGGTGAAACTCTGTCAATAACTAAACCAAAAATTAGAAAAGTGGTTACATTTAAATCTGACACGTTTAGTGGGTGATTAATTCATAGATTCAGCATATCTGCCCACAATAAAGAACAATTTATAGTATTCACAGCAGACTGCATTAGGATACATGATGTTACCTAACTTTGCACAAGTTTATATTTGAGACTAAAATAGTTTTGTCTGTTTAAGAATAGGCCTATGAAATGTAATCTGAATATCGTAGAactctattttttttaaaacatatagTCTAAATCTGTTTCTGTAGCTGTGCCCACATTAAAATGATCTTGTAAAATACGTCACAATTGTGTTCTCTTCTTTCATGTTTAGGTatagta
The Triplophysa rosa linkage group LG19, Trosa_1v2, whole genome shotgun sequence genome window above contains:
- the LOC130570560 gene encoding syncollin-like — protein: MKAFIAVLIAALCFEGLNAQCPEPSALQDGEGNKLCARMFEHSSYYYDMSCYGNFLDVYPDEDVPIIPRAWDNRVSSLVVARSCSLTVWSRSKKQGSKKKFSAGIVYHLKEVKQGLFGNWNDSISGYYCTC